Proteins encoded within one genomic window of Chlorobaculum sp. MV4-Y:
- a CDS encoding LptF/LptG family permease, whose protein sequence is MKIFDRYILKEHLGTFFFAFVTIMFVFILSFLTQFLERLIGKGLDFRIILEVVALQSAWMVGLAVPMAVLVSTVMAFSSLTNSSELTVMRSGGISIYRLVAPVLLAALALSLMMERFNNVLMPEANYKANALFADITRMKPGLGIDKNAFSDVIQGYSIMVRDIDNETGELRDIVLYDRGRPDVRTVIMAARGRIQFSHDYSHLVLTLEDGQIHELSLPAMDRYRKMVFAKNRYVFDATGYGFERTDDGNRRRGGKELSAADLLSIAREFRLKGRVAESSIDKEIAQLKKDVAAIRNRSDADALLSPSTLPPAVTGRAIEFVDTMIGNVSLRIEQMQQNRKAFSDYMIEYHKKYSLAFACLVFAVVGAPLGVMARRGGFGAGAALSLFFFVLYWVLLIGGEKIAERGLLLPAISVWLPNVVLAVTGLFMMYRLSSSASDSGR, encoded by the coding sequence ATGAAAATTTTCGATCGATACATTCTGAAGGAGCATCTTGGCACCTTTTTTTTCGCGTTTGTAACGATCATGTTTGTGTTCATTCTCTCCTTTCTTACTCAGTTTCTTGAACGCCTGATAGGCAAGGGGCTCGATTTCAGAATCATACTCGAAGTGGTGGCGCTGCAGTCGGCCTGGATGGTTGGGCTGGCTGTGCCGATGGCAGTGCTGGTTTCGACAGTCATGGCCTTCAGTTCCCTGACCAACAGCTCGGAGTTGACGGTGATGCGCTCAGGCGGCATTTCGATTTATAGGCTTGTTGCGCCAGTGCTGCTCGCCGCGCTTGCCTTGTCGCTTATGATGGAGCGCTTCAACAACGTTCTGATGCCTGAGGCTAATTACAAGGCCAATGCCCTGTTTGCCGATATAACCCGCATGAAACCTGGTCTCGGTATTGACAAGAACGCCTTTTCCGATGTGATTCAGGGCTACTCCATTATGGTGCGGGATATTGACAACGAAACTGGAGAGCTTCGTGATATCGTGCTCTACGATCGCGGAAGGCCGGATGTTCGCACCGTGATCATGGCGGCAAGGGGGCGTATCCAGTTTTCGCACGATTACAGTCATCTCGTGCTGACTCTCGAAGATGGTCAGATTCACGAACTTTCTCTGCCGGCGATGGATAGGTACAGGAAAATGGTTTTCGCCAAAAACCGTTATGTTTTCGACGCGACCGGATATGGCTTCGAACGCACCGATGACGGGAACCGGCGTCGGGGTGGCAAGGAGCTGTCGGCGGCTGATCTCTTGTCTATAGCCAGGGAGTTTCGTCTGAAAGGCCGGGTTGCAGAGAGCTCTATCGACAAGGAGATAGCGCAGTTGAAAAAAGATGTGGCGGCGATTCGTAACCGAAGTGATGCGGACGCCTTGTTATCGCCATCAACGTTGCCGCCAGCTGTGACTGGCCGTGCCATCGAATTTGTCGATACGATGATTGGAAATGTGTCGTTACGCATCGAGCAGATGCAGCAAAACCGGAAAGCGTTCAGCGACTACATGATCGAGTATCACAAGAAATATTCGCTGGCCTTTGCCTGCCTGGTGTTTGCCGTAGTTGGCGCACCGCTTGGCGTTATGGCGCGGCGCGGCGGATTCGGTGCGGGTGCGGCGCTGTCGCTTTTCTTTTTCGTGCTCTACTGGGTGCTGTTGATCGGCGGGGAGAAGATCGCCGAACGAGGTCTGCTGTTACCGGCTATCTCGGTCTGGCTGCCCAATGTCGTACTGGCAGTTACCGGTCTGTTCATGATGTACCGTCTGAGTAGCTCGGCCAGCGATTCGGGGCGGTGA
- the secG gene encoding preprotein translocase subunit SecG, with the protein MLNGFVVIFALLAALLLIVSVLLQSPKAGSGLTGGISSLGTVQTLGVRRTGDFLSKTSAILAGVMMVLCFIAQFTLPARNQGDAGSSILQKSAPASLPANNLPQSLPTGNIQPVAAPAEQPAAPAK; encoded by the coding sequence ATGCTCAACGGTTTCGTCGTCATTTTTGCCTTGCTTGCAGCACTTCTGCTGATCGTGTCGGTGCTGTTGCAAAGCCCCAAAGCTGGCAGTGGTCTGACTGGCGGTATTTCAAGCCTTGGCACCGTGCAGACTCTCGGCGTCAGGCGTACCGGTGATTTTCTGAGCAAGACTTCGGCAATTCTGGCTGGCGTCATGATGGTGCTTTGCTTCATTGCCCAGTTTACGCTTCCGGCACGCAATCAGGGGGACGCAGGCAGCAGCATCCTGCAGAAGAGCGCCCCGGCGTCGCTTCCGGCTAACAATCTTCCGCAGTCGCTTCCGACTGGCAATATTCAGCCTGTGGCGGCTCCAGCAGAACAACCGGCAGCACCGGCAAAATAA
- a CDS encoding DUF2905 domain-containing protein — MQDPFSGIGKMLILLGASIAALGLLVLLVQKSGGNGWLGWFGHLPLDLHIEKENFRLYFPLGSSIVLSIILSLVIGLINKFFR; from the coding sequence ATGCAAGACCCGTTTTCAGGAATTGGCAAAATGCTCATTTTGCTTGGTGCATCGATCGCTGCACTCGGCTTGCTTGTCTTGCTTGTTCAGAAATCGGGAGGAAACGGTTGGTTGGGATGGTTCGGCCACCTGCCGCTCGACCTCCATATCGAAAAAGAGAATTTCCGCCTCTATTTCCCGCTCGGCAGCTCCATCGTACTGTCGATCATCCTGAGCCTCGTCATTGGCCTTATTAACAAATTTTTCAGATAG
- the hisB gene encoding imidazoleglycerol-phosphate dehydratase HisB, which translates to MNQRIASHSRKTAETDISATVNLDGTGRSSVETGVLFLDHMLTSFSRHSGIDVQLRCSGDLEVDDHHTVEDVALVLGKAIMDALGDKKGIGRYGWAIIPMDEALAQCSIDLGGRSYCVFRAEFSRPVIQGLSTEMVEHFFVSLSRTMNANLHLAVLEGRNTHHMIEALFKSLAYAMKQAVKIEGTEIKSTKGVM; encoded by the coding sequence ATGAACCAGCGCATCGCCTCACACAGCCGCAAAACTGCTGAAACGGACATTTCTGCCACCGTCAATCTCGATGGTACGGGGAGGTCATCTGTTGAAACCGGCGTGCTCTTTCTCGATCACATGCTGACCAGCTTTAGCCGCCACTCCGGCATCGACGTACAGTTACGGTGCAGCGGCGATCTGGAGGTGGACGACCACCACACCGTCGAAGATGTAGCGCTCGTGCTCGGCAAAGCCATCATGGACGCGCTTGGCGATAAAAAAGGTATCGGACGCTACGGCTGGGCGATCATCCCGATGGACGAGGCACTGGCGCAGTGCTCGATCGACCTCGGTGGCCGTAGCTATTGCGTCTTCAGGGCGGAGTTTTCGCGCCCGGTGATTCAGGGACTTTCAACCGAGATGGTGGAGCACTTCTTTGTTTCGCTCTCGCGGACGATGAATGCGAACCTGCACCTCGCGGTGCTGGAGGGCCGGAATACGCACCATATGATCGAGGCACTCTTCAAGTCACTGGCCTACGCGATGAAGCAGGCCGTGAAAATCGAAGGCACGGAGATCAAATCGACCAAAGGGGTGATGTAA
- the rny gene encoding ribonuclease Y, whose product MGIVINLFLIIAASVVFFAVGFYIGRFFLERIGTTKVLEAEERAVQVVQEAQKEANDYKELKVNEVNQEWKKRKREFDSEVTIKNNKFAQLQKQIRQKEVTLGNQMRDVKEAEKKLQEQREELKHLTENVQNRSAELEKIIFEQNQRLESISNLTAEEARQMLIDNMIAKAREEAAETVHQIHEEATQKADRIAEKIMLTAIQRISFEQATESALSVVHIQSDELKGRIIGREGRNIKAFENATGVDIIVDDTPEVVILSCFDPLRRERAKLTLQKLLVDGIIHPVAIEKAYQDAKKEIEDVIMSSGEEAISSLQIPDMPAEIVNLIGKMRFHTVYGQNLLQHSREVAMLAGLMAAELKLDAKQAKRAGLLHDIGLVLPETEMPHALAGMEFLKKFNMSPVVLNAIAAHHGEVEKASPIADLVDAANVISLSRPGARGAVTAEGNVKRLESLEEIAKTFPGVIKTYALQAGREIRVIVEGDNVSDSQADVLAHDIASKIESEAQYPGQIKVTILREKRSVAFAK is encoded by the coding sequence ATGGGAATCGTCATAAATCTGTTTCTCATTATAGCGGCATCCGTGGTCTTTTTTGCGGTCGGTTTTTACATCGGCCGATTCTTTCTGGAACGTATCGGCACCACCAAGGTGCTCGAAGCCGAAGAACGTGCTGTGCAGGTCGTTCAGGAGGCCCAGAAAGAGGCCAATGACTACAAGGAACTCAAGGTCAACGAGGTGAACCAGGAGTGGAAGAAGCGCAAGCGTGAGTTTGACAGCGAAGTAACCATCAAAAACAACAAGTTCGCCCAGCTGCAGAAGCAGATTCGCCAGAAAGAGGTGACCCTGGGTAATCAGATGCGGGATGTCAAGGAGGCTGAAAAGAAGCTCCAGGAGCAGAGAGAGGAGCTGAAGCATCTGACCGAGAATGTGCAGAACCGCTCTGCTGAGCTCGAAAAAATCATCTTCGAGCAGAACCAGCGGCTTGAGAGCATCTCGAACCTTACCGCCGAAGAGGCTCGTCAGATGCTCATTGACAACATGATCGCCAAGGCCAGGGAAGAGGCTGCCGAAACCGTTCACCAGATTCACGAAGAGGCCACGCAGAAGGCTGACCGGATCGCCGAAAAGATCATGCTCACCGCTATCCAGCGTATCTCCTTCGAGCAGGCTACCGAGAGCGCCCTGTCGGTGGTGCATATCCAGAGCGACGAACTGAAGGGGCGTATCATCGGACGCGAGGGGCGCAACATCAAGGCGTTCGAGAACGCAACCGGCGTGGATATCATCGTCGATGACACTCCCGAGGTGGTCATCCTCTCCTGCTTCGATCCTCTGCGCCGTGAAAGGGCCAAGCTCACTTTGCAGAAGCTGCTTGTTGACGGCATTATCCATCCGGTGGCCATCGAAAAGGCCTACCAGGACGCGAAGAAAGAGATCGAGGATGTTATCATGTCCTCCGGCGAAGAGGCGATTTCGTCGCTTCAGATTCCCGACATGCCAGCCGAGATCGTCAACCTCATCGGCAAGATGCGCTTCCACACCGTCTATGGCCAGAATCTTTTGCAGCACAGCCGCGAAGTGGCCATGCTGGCGGGTTTGATGGCCGCCGAACTGAAGCTCGATGCCAAGCAGGCCAAACGCGCTGGCCTCTTGCACGACATCGGTCTGGTGCTGCCTGAGACCGAAATGCCACATGCGCTGGCTGGTATGGAGTTTCTCAAGAAATTCAACATGTCGCCGGTGGTGCTCAATGCAATCGCCGCCCATCACGGTGAGGTTGAGAAGGCGTCGCCCATCGCCGACCTGGTTGATGCGGCTAACGTTATTTCGCTCTCAAGGCCGGGCGCACGCGGCGCTGTGACCGCCGAGGGCAACGTCAAGCGGCTCGAAAGCCTCGAAGAGATCGCCAAGACCTTCCCCGGTGTCATCAAGACCTACGCCTTGCAGGCGGGCCGCGAGATCAGGGTGATCGTCGAAGGTGACAATGTCAGCGACTCCCAGGCTGACGTGCTTGCCCACGACATTGCCAGCAAGATTGAGTCGGAGGCGCAATACCCCGGCCAGATCAAGGTGACCATCCTGCGCGAAAAACGCTCGGTCGCCTTCGCGAAGTAA
- a CDS encoding cell division protein ZapA, with translation MEKISVNVYGDSYPLRVENSELTGKAAKDVDGVMRRFAAKAPDLEAKKLAVLAAIQFAEKKNELEEELSQLRQKMAHINEFIEQNLH, from the coding sequence ATGGAAAAGATCAGCGTCAATGTGTATGGCGACAGCTACCCTTTGCGGGTAGAGAACAGCGAACTGACCGGAAAAGCGGCAAAAGATGTCGATGGCGTCATGAGGCGCTTCGCTGCCAAAGCTCCGGATCTGGAAGCGAAAAAGCTGGCCGTTTTGGCCGCGATCCAGTTTGCTGAAAAAAAGAACGAACTGGAGGAGGAGCTGTCGCAGCTCAGGCAGAAAATGGCTCATATCAATGAATTTATCGAGCAGAATTTGCACTAA
- the pheT gene encoding phenylalanine--tRNA ligase subunit beta, translating to MKISVNWLKEFIPSFSSETAELVDYLTFVGLEVEEVFEQKLPDEKVVVGKVVEVKPHPNADRLRICMVDTGEGELRQIVCGAPNVEAGMTVPVATIGATLITVSGETFTIKPAKIRGEHSSGMICAADELGLSDDHTGVMVLDEACKIGKPLANYLEADTVLDIAVTPNRPDALSHLGVARELADCHEIVYPQAPVIEFTRGGGLVEVQDEEACPYYTATVIKGVTVAPSPRWLARRLEQIGLRPKNNIVDITNYILHSFGQPLHAFDYHRLAGSRIVVRSDADSRFMALNNVEYQLQPGMTVICDAREPVAIGGVMGGFYSAVTDKTTDILLEAAYFNPASIRKTAKQLQLSSDSSYRFERGVDPCGVKRAAEYAIAMILEIAGGKVDSAEAWGSMPTAQKIVSLRPKRVNAVLGSSITASRMVRLLEKICIKAVSQGAVSDDVDSIAFSVPSFRVDIEQEIDLIEEVARLYGYNNLEPASAMVSSYPVSRKVPEYFPDYLRNIMIGLNFREALTNPLIRKAEAECFSSMPVSALNPISEELEVLRPNLAPSLLKVVGYNMRHGNRDLRLFEVAHGFEKQPEAERGNEGPLSAFFEKELLSMVITGRREPRSWNRQDENVDFYDLRGAVEMLLEKLNLLEKSAFNIYNSQTIGIEITSTENGKTSVLKAGTVQEVSKEVLDAFGLDQNVYLAELDVTVLERCFESGVIYEPPSKFPVVERDLSFVLPRHIPAQRLIDLAKASDPLVRSVRIFDVFDRGKAQGEPSTRSVALSLELADRSGTMNEEAISAVVSKVSDNARSELGAVIRQV from the coding sequence ATGAAAATCTCCGTCAACTGGCTCAAGGAGTTCATCCCTTCTTTTTCATCCGAAACAGCAGAACTTGTCGATTATCTGACCTTTGTCGGCCTCGAAGTTGAAGAGGTTTTCGAGCAGAAGCTGCCCGACGAGAAGGTGGTTGTCGGCAAGGTGGTCGAGGTGAAGCCGCATCCCAACGCTGATCGCTTGCGCATCTGCATGGTCGATACCGGCGAAGGCGAGTTGCGGCAGATCGTCTGCGGCGCGCCGAACGTCGAGGCTGGCATGACGGTGCCGGTCGCCACCATCGGCGCGACCTTGATCACTGTTTCCGGTGAAACCTTCACGATCAAGCCCGCAAAAATTCGTGGCGAGCACTCATCCGGGATGATCTGCGCTGCCGACGAGCTTGGCTTGTCCGACGATCACACCGGGGTGATGGTGCTCGACGAAGCGTGCAAGATCGGCAAGCCGCTGGCGAACTATCTCGAGGCCGACACGGTGCTCGACATTGCCGTGACGCCGAACCGCCCCGACGCGCTCTCGCATCTCGGCGTGGCCCGGGAGCTTGCCGACTGCCACGAGATCGTTTATCCGCAGGCGCCGGTAATCGAGTTTACGCGTGGCGGCGGACTCGTGGAGGTGCAAGACGAGGAGGCTTGTCCCTACTACACGGCCACAGTCATCAAGGGAGTGACGGTCGCGCCTTCACCGCGCTGGCTGGCCCGGCGCCTCGAGCAGATCGGTCTGCGCCCGAAGAACAACATCGTCGATATTACCAATTACATTCTGCACTCGTTCGGCCAGCCGCTGCACGCTTTCGACTATCACCGGCTTGCCGGAAGCCGCATCGTCGTGCGCAGCGATGCCGATAGCCGGTTCATGGCGCTCAACAATGTGGAGTACCAGCTCCAGCCAGGCATGACGGTTATTTGTGACGCGCGTGAGCCTGTGGCTATCGGTGGTGTGATGGGCGGCTTCTATTCGGCGGTCACCGATAAAACGACCGACATTCTGCTCGAAGCCGCGTACTTCAACCCGGCCTCGATCAGGAAAACCGCCAAGCAGCTTCAGCTCTCCTCTGATTCCTCCTATCGTTTTGAACGTGGTGTCGATCCATGCGGCGTGAAGCGTGCCGCCGAGTACGCCATCGCCATGATTCTTGAAATCGCTGGCGGCAAAGTCGATTCTGCCGAGGCGTGGGGTAGTATGCCTACCGCGCAGAAGATCGTGTCACTCCGGCCCAAACGCGTCAATGCTGTCCTCGGCAGTTCGATCACCGCTTCCCGGATGGTTCGACTGCTCGAAAAAATCTGCATCAAGGCGGTCTCGCAAGGGGCTGTGTCGGACGATGTTGATTCTATTGCATTTTCTGTTCCCTCGTTCAGGGTCGATATCGAACAGGAGATCGACCTGATCGAAGAGGTTGCCCGCCTGTACGGGTACAATAATCTGGAGCCTGCATCCGCGATGGTTTCCAGCTATCCGGTCAGCCGCAAGGTGCCAGAATATTTCCCTGATTATCTACGAAACATCATGATCGGCCTGAACTTCAGGGAAGCGCTTACCAATCCACTGATCCGGAAAGCCGAGGCGGAGTGCTTCAGCTCTATGCCGGTTAGTGCACTCAATCCGATCAGTGAAGAGCTCGAAGTGCTTCGTCCGAACCTTGCCCCCTCTCTGCTCAAAGTCGTCGGGTACAATATGCGGCACGGCAATCGCGATCTTCGCCTCTTCGAGGTTGCGCACGGATTTGAGAAGCAGCCGGAGGCCGAGCGCGGCAATGAGGGGCCACTTTCGGCATTTTTTGAAAAGGAGCTGCTCTCGATGGTGATAACCGGCCGACGTGAACCCAGAAGCTGGAACCGTCAGGACGAGAACGTCGATTTTTACGATCTCAGGGGCGCAGTGGAGATGTTGCTTGAAAAGCTGAATTTACTTGAAAAATCAGCTTTCAATATTTATAATAGCCAAACTATTGGCATTGAAATCACCTCGACGGAAAACGGGAAAACGTCCGTTTTGAAGGCGGGTACGGTTCAAGAGGTCAGCAAGGAAGTGCTCGATGCTTTTGGCCTTGATCAGAATGTGTATCTGGCCGAGCTGGATGTTACGGTGCTGGAGCGATGTTTTGAGTCAGGCGTGATCTATGAGCCCCCGTCGAAGTTCCCCGTGGTTGAAAGAGATCTTTCATTCGTGCTTCCCCGTCATATTCCGGCGCAGCGCCTGATCGATCTTGCAAAGGCGAGCGATCCGCTGGTCAGGTCGGTTCGGATTTTCGATGTGTTCGACCGAGGAAAAGCTCAGGGAGAACCCTCAACGCGAAGCGTGGCACTTTCTCTTGAGCTTGCCGACCGGTCGGGAACCATGAACGAAGAGGCGATCAGCGCCGTCGTCTCCAAGGTGAGTGACAATGCCAGAAGTGAACTTGGTGCGGTAATTCGGCAAGTTTGA